CCTCTGCCAGGTGTTTGGGCATAGTACTCAGTAAAGTAAGGAGGCTGGAAGATTGACCACACCTGACAGGTAAAAATTAATCTGTACggtctctggaaaaaaaataaccctTTAGGGATACAGAAACATAGGCAAACACTTTCTCCGAGGTTTCTTCCAAGAAAGCATCAACCGTACATAAAATGTAGTGAACCCCAGACATTTTAGAGGCTTAAAAAGTTTAATTCGGGCCTCCCACAACACAGGAACTCCAGCCCGATCTGCTTTGTCCGTTCATGTTAACCTTTCCCCGGCAGCTTGTTTTTAATTGTACAGAAAAGATTAGGGATCTAAAGAAGGTTAAGCGCCCTGCTCAGTCGCTCACCTGTTTTACACAGGCTTTTTAAAACTTCAGTAAGAACCATCCATGCCATCAAAGATGCCAAGAAAACAGCCCCCGCCCCCGAATCCATCGCTGATGAAGCCCCTGTAAGCTGGCTTGTGTTCTGCCCTCTCATTCACCTGTTCTGTAAGTGTATAGAAttatttaaggggaaaaaattaCTGTGGATAAAAATTGGTTCAGGGTTCCTGGCCTTGGAATTGGTTGGTTGTGTTTCCTTCCAGGGCCGGCAGGCGGGGCACCAGGCAAGGCTTGGAAGCCGCGCCTCCCCCAACCTCTCCTGGCCTCCCTTACCCAACTTCTCCATAACCACAGCTTCAACTAAAAGTGGCCATTGACCTTTCAAGCTTTTGAGCAGTGATGCAACAGAAtagtatttcaaagaaaaatggtTATCGAAATTTTGAATCCGGTTTTCCCAtgagtgttatttttttttctgttaaaaaaaaaaagtaggtcaCATTCAAAGTGGGTCACATTTCAGGGGACGGTGTGCAGGCTGGAGGCCAGGTGGCCTCTTATGGAGTGGGAGGCGAGGGTCCCAATAGCAAAGAAGTACTGGGATCAATACGAACCCTGGGTCCCCGGCTTTGCAGGGAATCACAGAGACAAACGCACCAGACCTGtcaccctgcaccctgcaccccACCCGGGCACAGGTAAAGAAAGGCATCTCCTCTGTAGTGTGGCCCGGGTGGGTCTCCCGAAGGACAAGCTGGAGTGAAGCTAAGGAGGAAAAAAGGAGCTGGGCAAGGCTGATGCAGGGGACTACCGGTCGGAGCTCCAGGGGATGGGATTGATAGCAGTCCGCGCAGCTTTAAGGAGGCGCTCCGCTCTTTCTTGGCCTTCTAGGATGCTGGCAGAGGGGACAGCCTCTGGTTCGCTTGCTGAGGTGTCCGGGGAGTGGTCGACGAGCAGGGCAGTGGCCTGCTAGCTGGGGCTCTGTGTGTCTTAGAGAGGGAGGGACCGACAGctgagccccgccccctccccccacgccGCACCCTAAGTACTGAGCAGAGGAGGGTCGCGTCCGGCAGGCGGACCGCGGGGTGGATGGCTGGCATAAAGGTCCCCTCCTCcaaggagggctggggagaagagGGGCTGCTATTCGCGGGACCAAGGTTCCCAGCCGATGCAGACAGGGGCAGGTACTGGGCACTTCATAGGCATTGGCTGGGGACTTCTCCTTGTCCCCGAGCACCCCGAGGTGCAGGGTCAGAGGAGGGTGGAGTCGCAGGCATCCACACCCCGCAGCCACCAGCACCCGCACCGGTTCTCCACCGGGCTCCCTTGAAGCCTGCGCATTAGCGCCGGGGCCTCTTTAAAGCGCTGGCGGGGGCTGCGGTCACGTGGGCCGGATTCCTGGAAAGTTCCTGGAAAGCGGCGTCCGCAGCGGCCGGGCGGGGCGCGAGGGGCGGGAGGCGGGCAGCGAGGGAGGCGCGTCGGCCCGGGAAGTCGCGCGCACACTCGGCTCCGGGGACAGACGTTTAACTCTTGCCAAGTCTCGCCGCCTCTGCGGCTCGCGGGCCTCGGGCTTTTCCCCCCTGAAGCATGAGCCTTTCCTCCCGCAGCCGCCAACGCTGCGCGGGTCGCGGACAGGGCGCGCCGGGGCTCCAGGCGCGCGGCCTCAAGATCCCTTGCGCCCGGAGCCCGGAAGCTTGCGGCAGGTACTGCTCCGCGAAGCCCGAAGGTTCCGCCCGGAGTGGGGGGACTGTGGCCGGGGAGGGCGGCGGGGTGCGAGCACCGGAGCGGCGGACTGCCTGGGCTTCCGCAGTTTAGGGCGCCCCGGGAGAGCTCAAGTCCGGGCTCTGCCCCATCCGGACTCAACTGCTTCCTCTCCCGGGTTCCTTCTCGGTCTCGGGAAATCTTActagcaccccccacccccaacaactGCTATCCAAATTTATAATCCTAATAACCTGATCTCCCGCTCCTCCCCGCCAGCCTCCGCCcttgctcccccaccccaccccttctttTTCGCCCATCTTCTCCGCCGCAGCCGGAGGGAAACCCGGAGCAGGCGAGCAGGGGTGTCAGCCTGGGGCGGAGAGTGGGGAAGCTAGGCGACGatctctgggatttttttttgtttttttgtctgcCTTTGGCGCAGAAAAATCCGGCTGCTTCTACTGAGCGTAGAGCCGGTTGCATCCCCAGGCATCTCGTTCCATAAATAAACGTCACCCGGGGAACTCAGACGGACACCCCTCCTCGCCCCGTGGCTCCCCCGCCCCTTGTCCGCTGGAGAGGCTGCCTGGTGCGGAGGCGGCAGTCGCTGCGGCGGAGGTAAGACCTCAGTCCCAGTGGATGGCACAGCCCGCTGCGCTCGCTGTTGCGGGCTCAGCCCCGGCCTCCTATGGAGCTGCGGCGGGGGCTGCGTGCTCCGGCCGATTCCTCGACAGCGCCCGCGGCGGCAGCTGCAGGAGCGGCGGTCCGCGTTTTGGAGCGACTGCCGCTGCGCCCCCCGTCCGCGTCCGGAGCGTGCTCCGGGAAGCCGCAGGAGTGGGGGCGAGGCCGCCGCCGAGGCGGGGATGCAGCGCTTGGCGCGCCGCTGGCGCACCGCAGCACCCTCGGCTGGCGACCCAGGAGCCCTGCGGCGCTTTAGGGCGTGGAACCAGGCTTTTGCCCTTGCATCCTCCCAAAGGCCCTGGGGCTGTTCGAAATGTGGGATGGAAATGCCAAGTGCGGAGAACGGCTGAGTTCTTTGTGTTTATTATGGTTTTTCCCCCCTCGACTTGCCCTTGACAAAGGCCTATCCGGACCCGCAGGTGACTGTTTCCTgggctgcctgtgtgtgtgtgattcctgcACACAGTTCTTCGGCGGGAAAACACCTTGTTTATTACTCTCATCCCGTCTCCCTCCTCGCCCCTCCACTCTGGCCAACTTTAGTGTCTTGGATCTCTGCCCTTTCTACCCGTCTTTCTCCAGAGTTGGGCAGGGCGTTAGCTGGATGCTCGGGGTTAAATGGTACAGAACACGCAGGCGGAGGAGTCCCTGGGATTTTCCACGTGTCTAtttacccacccccacctcaaccGTAAGGGTTCAGCCCAGACTGACCCAATCTCTGTCCCATTGTTTCTTAACAGGCGATCTGTGGGTGACTGTGTCTGCGAGAGACTTTGCCATACCATTCTGCCGGAATTTGGAGAGAAAGAACCAGCCGCTtccagtcccctccccctccgccACCATTTCGGACACCCCGCACAGTCTCGTTTTGGGGTACCCCGTGACTTCCAGGCAGCACTCGAGGTACACTGGCCCCGGCTCGGGCGACCACCTGTCTCGGACGTGTTGATTCATCTCCCATGACCCTGCGGTGCCTGGAGTCCTCCGGGAATGGAGCGGACAGGACGCGGAGCCAGTGGGGGACCGCGGGGTCGCCGGAGGAACAGTCCCCCGAGGCGGCGCTTCTGGCGAAGGCCCTGCGCGAGCTCAGTCAAACAGGTAGGGAGCTGGCGGCCGGCGAGGAGTGCGAAACGGGgcgcccccatccccaccccaccccacccaaggcGGTGGCGGGGAGTGCCGCTGGGACTCGGACCCAGGTGGGGAGCACTGAAAGCGATGGAACTACGTCTCCTCGCGTCTGGTCTCGGCTCCGGGGTCCGGGAACCGCAGAGGGGGATGCCCGGATCTTGGGTGACCACAAAAGCAAAGTGGAGGGACGCTGAGGCTTGGGCGAGAGCCCAGAGCGAGCTGGGCTCATTTTGGAAATGCTCTCCCAACGCCGTGGAGCCTAGGCTGTTTTCAGCTGGGGCTCCGGCTCGCACCCGCGTGGGAGAAAAGCGGCCATCGCCTCTCTTAATGCCGGGTGCGCGGGAGGCCAGTGGGCTGTGCTGCCTCCTGTCTGGGCTGCGTGCGCTCCCGGGAGCAGCCGCCGCTGCCGCAGCCCGGGATGGTGGCAGCCAAGTTCAGACTGTATGGGTCGCAGCTGCGGGGGTAGCCTGGCCTGGGGTAGACCGCACCCGCAATGCGGAAGCGCTCCCAGCATCTGAAAGCAAAGAAGAGAAATTGCTATTTTCTCCCAATAGCTGGAAAGCAATTTGGGTCTAAAAAATCTGGTTTCTGAAAACTTAACCTTTGCGGCAAGACAACTTTTGTAGCAGTAGATcttgggagaggaaaaaaaagttcTAGTCTTTCCTTTCTACCCTGGGCTTTCCTTGGGAAAGTTTCCAGGTAATTTttttgtggtgggggaggggggaagctgtCGGCTGAAACAGGGCGGGTGGGGGGGCACATTATTGTTCAAAGTTATTAAACGAAGTATCTTGAGTTACTTTTCTAAGTGAGATGAAGAATGTGACCAAGATGAATCAAATGGAGAATTCAGAGAACAGGGTTATAATACAGTTTGAACCAGGGCAAAGTCCAAAAGAATATAGTGAAGACTGTAAACTGTTTCTGCTCTTCCTCGGAAGCTTAGCTAGTTGTAATCAAAGCAGTCAGCAGTAGTGCCTTCTAGGGCTTCTAACAGGCTAAATGTTACAAGTAATAAGGTCAGGGCACTACCAGCCAGTCAAAAAAGTTGCTTCTGTTTTTACTGGAATTACTGGAGATGAGTTTTCCATTTTGTTCCCTATACTTCTAAACTTCACTTCTAAGTTAGTTCTGACTTGCTATTTTCTTAGGCTTTTGTTTCAGTTAAACTGTACTGAAAagtcaggctctctctctcttattttggTCAGTCAATATGTCTGTCATATTGCAAAAGTTCTTTTAGCTCATTAGAAGAAAACCTTaacataatttaaagaaaaactacagaaaaatcatttgaaaagaaaaaaattggtttaCAGTTGTGCCTAGACTGGACTTAAGTTTTTATTAAATACTTACCCAAAGATTTGTAGTAGGCCTTGGTAAACTTTCACTtacatgcttaaaaaaaaaaggtataacaAGAGAAATTAGTTGAGCATGGTGGTATAGGCCTAtaaatcccaggacttgggaggtgaaTGCAGAAGAACaagaaattcaaggttatccttggctacaaagtaaaattgaggccagcctgtgctacagaaggtcctgtctcaaagcaaaacaactaGAAAAATGACTGCCAAGTACAGACCATATTCTAAAAATTCTTAATAATAActatttcactttctttttttttttctttttgaatgaaAAACCCCAGGATGGTACTGGGGAAGTATGACTGTTAATGAAGccaaagagaaattaaaagaggCGCCAGAAGGAACTTTCTTGATTAGAGATAGTTCACATTCAGACTACCTACTCACTATATCTGTTAAGACGTCAGCTGGACCGACTAACCTGCGGATTGAGTACCAAGATGGGAAATTCAGATTGGATTCTATCATATGTGTCAAATCCAAGCTCAAACAGTTTGACAGCGTGGTTCATCTGATCGACTACTATGTCCAGATGTGCAAGGATAAACGGACAGGCCCAGAAGCCCCCCGGAATGGGACCGTTCACCTGTACCTGACCAAACCTCTGTATACATCAGCACCGACTCTGCAGCATTTCTGTCGACTCGCCATTAACAAATGTACCGGTACGATCTGGGGACTGCCTTTACCAACACGACTCAAAGATTACTTGGAAGAATATAAATTCCAGGTATAAGTATTGCTCTTTTTCTAAACACATGCCTCATATAGCATATCTCCGAATGCAGCTATGTGGAAGAGAACCCGGAGGCCCTCCTCTGGATAACTGCGGAGATAAGTCTTTCTCAAGAACACTTGAGCTCGGTCTAATTTAAAGTTGTGAAGATGTAGctaggtatttttttaaaagtttcccCTTAGGTAGTCTCAGCTGAATGATACTTTCTTTCCTATAGCTGATCAAGACCAAATGgccttttaaatgaaaacaacaacaacaacaaaatgtcccAAGGAAAGGCAAGAGAATATTCCTGTCAGAATGACTTGCCTTCTTTTTGGGGTCCCTATGCACTGGGTCAAAAGTCCAAGCACCATAGGAGAGGAAGACTTCTGTGTGGAGGGCTGAGGGAGGGAAAGACCCTGGCTGACCCAGGCCTCAGCTCCGCCCCTCGATGCCTGGCGATCAGTCTGTGTTAGAGCACGCTATAGTTTGCATCCTGATAGATCCGGTGGGACTTCCGTTAAGCCGGTCACTCACGCTTGTACTTAGCCCTTGTTTTTATGCAACTAATCAaatcaaccaaaaagaaaaaaacccgtCCCCATGAGATcctgtatttgtctttttttactCCATGTGTGAACTCCCCCTGAATGAGTGCTGGAGTGATCCATTTCAAGGCAGCCTTACTTCAGAAACATTTCAAACTGGTGCAAACAGAAAagacttctctctcttttcctttaagGTTAAAGACAAGAATGTCACGCTACACAGGTGCAACTCAATCctcgaaaacaaaaaccaatgcaGACAGAGACACTTTACCCCTTGACGTAGCTGTGAGGCCTAACCTATTGCCAttgggtttctttgtttgtttgtttgtttttttgaaaagACTTTAGAACTTTCCAAGTTGTCCTTGAAT
The sequence above is drawn from the Apodemus sylvaticus chromosome 20, mApoSyl1.1, whole genome shotgun sequence genome and encodes:
- the Socs2 gene encoding suppressor of cytokine signaling 2 isoform X2, whose amino-acid sequence is MTLRCLESSGNGADRTRSQWGTAGSPEEQSPEAALLAKALRELSQTGWYWGSMTVNEAKEKLKEAPEGTFLIRDSSHSDYLLTISVKTSAGPTNLRIEYQDGKFRLDSIICVKSKLKQFDSVVHLIDYYVQMCKDKRTGPEAPRNGTVHLYLTKPLYTSAPTLQHFCRLAINKCTGTIWGLPLPTRLKDYLEEYKFQV
- the Socs2 gene encoding suppressor of cytokine signaling 2 isoform X3 — translated: MTLRCLESSGNGADRTRSQWGTAGSPEEQSPEAALLAKALRELSQTGWYWGSMTVNEAKEKLKEAPEGTFLIRDSSHSDYLLTISVKTSAGPTNLRIEYQDGKFRLDSIICVKSKLKQFDSVVHLIDYYVQMCKDKRTGPEAPRNGTVHLYLTKPLYTSAPTLQHFCRLAINKCTGTIWGLPLPTRLKDYLEEYKFQ
- the Socs2 gene encoding suppressor of cytokine signaling 2 isoform X1 encodes the protein MTLRCLESSGNGADRTRSQWGTAGSPEEQSPEAALLAKALRELSQTGWYWGSMTVNEAKEKLKEAPEGTFLIRDSSHSDYLLTISVKTSAGPTNLRIEYQDGKFRLDSIICVKSKLKQFDSVVHLIDYYVQMCKDKRTGPEAPRNGTVHLYLTKPLYTSAPTLQHFCRLAINKCTGTIWGLPLPTRLKDYLEEYKFQRLKIFLPTLHCLWQLFDNLKGSQELHAIQS